ACGGTCCCGACGTTGTGCAGCATGGTGTTCCAGAAGGTGGCCCACCAGGGCATGTCCACGGCGGGGAGGTTGTCGGCGAATTTGACGAAACCGGTGACGATGAGAAGGATGATGGAAAAGCCGATGAGGGCGTAGGCCAGCCTCTGCTCGGCCAGGAACTTGCCGTGGGGAGGTTCCTTTTCGCCTTTGAGGATCGCCTTGATGATGTGGATCGATTCCCGGACATCCCCTTTCATGGGCAGGATGGAACGGCCTCCCTCGATGTAGTGGTATACGAGGTGGAAGATCCCCGCGAAGGTGAAGACGGCCGCAGCCACCATGTGGATCTCGAACTGGAGGATGAAATCGGAGACCCAGCCCAGGCCGGGAACCTCGTTGAGCATGTACCTCTTGTAGAGGGGCATCTGCCCGAACCCGGAGAAGAGGAGTACCAGGCCGGACAGGGCAACCAGCCAGTGCTGCATCATCACCAGGAAACTGTGCCTGACCACGTATCCCTCAGCCTGGTGGATCATGTCGGTTTCATGGATGTCGCGTTTCATTTTTCCACCTCCTGGCTGGTTGAACCGGTGCTGCTTTCATTTCCCGATACCTCATGCCTGGTTGGCGGTGGAACAGGGTCGTTTCTCTTCCCCGCTCCGAGAGCCCGCGCGCCGGCCATAACAGCCCCGGCGACCGCTGCGACCGGTGCCACAAGGGTAGCCTGGGCCCAGATGTTGGCTCTTTTCAGGGGGTTGGGATCCTTCGGGAAGAAGAACCGTTCCTTCTCCCTTTCGTGAAGGGCTGCATCGATCTTTTCGTAGGGAACCGGTGAGACGTAGAAGGTCCCGGTCCCGCCGTTCTCGTCGTCGCCGTAGACATAGCCGCCGATCTGTCCGGCCCTGATCCGGGCGAGGCTCAACATGTCCTTCCGCGGCCCGAAGGTGAGGGGAGCTTCCCTGCCGGGCCTGCTCCGGCAGGCGTCGACGCAGGCCGGCTGCTGTCCCCCGGCGATACGGGGAGCGCACAGGTCACACTTGTACATGACACCCCCGCCTGCCAGCTTCGGCATGAGCTTCAGGTAGATCCCGACTCCGGCCTGCCTCTGGGGGATACCCCATGGGCAGATCGTCCGGCACTTGGCGCCGCCCATGCAGCCCACCTCGTGGATGGATACGGCCCCCTTGCTGTCCTTCTCGATGACGCCGAAGGGACACACGGCGGCGCAGGTCGGTGTGTCGCAGTGCATGCACCGCCTCTGG
This genomic interval from bacterium contains the following:
- a CDS encoding cytochrome b/b6 domain-containing protein, coding for MKRDIHETDMIHQAEGYVVRHSFLVMMQHWLVALSGLVLLFSGFGQMPLYKRYMLNEVPGLGWVSDFILQFEIHMVAAAVFTFAGIFHLVYHYIEGGRSILPMKGDVRESIHIIKAILKGEKEPPHGKFLAEQRLAYALIGFSIILLIVTGFVKFADNLPAVDMPWWATFWNTMLHNVGTVLFFLAFIAHIGAFVLKANWPLFSSMFSGKVKLDYAEERHPLWMDEIRRGEATKNKMMAECVVRIFAGTMVGTGVLLGAILDPLWYLLPAFVAVNLIQSAFTRWCPLENMLVKLGYPRGKDFIWK
- a CDS encoding 4Fe-4S dicluster domain-containing protein, with translation MPETISRRSFLKRIGAAAAVGSATGIVRAAPALAAPTDENVGIVVELAKCDGCSDVPVPRCVSSCQAQNEARYPEPRDEDVRDYWPQTKHEDWRSRRNLKTTLTPYNCTFVQKVNIEHEGTVHNLNIQRRCMHCDTPTCAAVCPFGVIEKDSKGAVSIHEVGCMGGAKCRTICPWGIPQRQAGVGIYLKLMPKLAGGGVMYKCDLCAPRIAGGQQPACVDACRSRPGREAPLTFGPRKDMLSLARIRAGQIGGYVYGDDENGGTGTFYVSPVPYEKIDAALHEREKERFFFPKDPNPLKRANIWAQATLVAPVAAVAGAVMAGARALGAGKRNDPVPPPTRHEVSGNESSTGSTSQEVEK